TAGTTATTTACTTCATTTTTTATATTTGTAAGTACTTCAGGCGGATCATATCCACTTGTAAATATGAAATCAGCTTTAATACTAAGATTTAAAATAGAGGCTGTTGCAACTGTTACTATTGCCCCTATAGGTGCCAGTCCTCCCCTGTTTTGCCCTGGTGGAACTATTGGAGCAATATAATTCTGTACTGCTTCTATAAGTTCCTGTGTGGCAGTCTGTCCGTTTTTATCAAGGATTAAAACTTTAACTGTACCTGGACCATTCCATTCCGATACAGGATAAGCATACCCTACTCCATCAACCTTCTGTGCCCATCTTATGTAATCGCTATCGGCACCACTAAGCTTCTCCTGCTGTTCTGCCTCTGTAATCCTCTGCGAATAATGGGTATCATCTTCTATATCAGTGCCACCTTTAAATTGTTCCTCATTGGTTACACTTTTGACCCCGTTTATAGGAGTTAAAAGCATAGTTATACTCCCTGGAGGAACATTACCTATACTTCCTGCCTGTGTACATTTTGCATCTATATAAGCTGTTTCCGTAGAATCTATAGTTTTAGTTTCCTGAAATTTATACTCTATGCTTGTCTTGTCTTCCGTAGCAACGGTACAAGCAATTTTACCTTCTACAATTTGGGTACCAGGAACAGCAGTTACTTTTATTTTTCCAGTACTAAATGTAGCCGCATTTCTAGGAAGTCCTTTTAACTCTCCGAGATAATCTAAATATTGATCATAACTTGTTTGAGGAAAAGCTATTTTTAAAAATCTCTGCAGTTTATATTGTATAGTTGCCATTTCA
This window of the Clostridium kluyveri DSM 555 genome carries:
- a CDS encoding baseplate J/gp47 family protein, with amino-acid sequence MADFEMPDFLSENADTIHARMLKKAPKDVNTIEGDFFWDNTRPTADEMATIQYKLQRFLKIAFPQTSYDQYLDYLGELKGLPRNAATFSTGKIKVTAVPGTQIVEGKIACTVATEDKTSIEYKFQETKTIDSTETAYIDAKCTQAGSIGNVPPGSITMLLTPINGVKSVTNEEQFKGGTDIEDDTHYSQRITEAEQQEKLSGADSDYIRWAQKVDGVGYAYPVSEWNGPGTVKVLILDKNGQTATQELIEAVQNYIAPIVPPGQNRGGLAPIGAIVTVATASILNLSIKADFIFTSGYDPPEVLTNIKNEVNNYVTKVDLSETILFKAVDSVVGSFILQKKGIDNYSNLTVNDETVDITLNEQVAVVNEVVANGVS